The Calditrichota bacterium genome has a window encoding:
- a CDS encoding deoxyribodipyrimidine photolyase, which produces MTHSLASKALRLRSLNTLQIQAGSFVLYWMLAQRRVSHNFALERAVQWAEHLGLPLVILESLTLVYEYASPRQHVFLLEGMFENKKRLSKKNVLYYPFVERIPGERGDLLRALASQAAVVVVDEFPMAMHQDLVNEAASEFTCKFEAVDSCGLLPLRATEVTYPTAFAFRRYMQRTLREHIDIFPKADPLARVSLPVATIDERITAQWPVADPEKLLANQSWMNELPLLHEVTPVETIGGTSAAEKLLREFLDHKLSHYADDRNQPEQDFSSGLSPYLHFGQISVHQIFSELAKRENWSPDKLADNVAGKKEGWWGIERNAESFLDELITWRELGYNFTHLREDYKEFSSLPPWALKTLNEHRKDKRKWTYSKEEFENSATHDPLWNAAQTQLRREGKIHNYLRMLWGKKILEWSESPEAALEIMIEQNDKWALDGRDPNSYSGILWCLGRYDRPWFPEREIFGQIRYMSSENTARKVKVKNYIAKFSE; this is translated from the coding sequence ATGACCCACTCCTTAGCCTCAAAAGCACTTAGACTTAGGTCACTGAATACTCTGCAAATTCAAGCAGGATCATTCGTGTTGTATTGGATGCTGGCTCAACGGCGCGTTTCACACAACTTCGCGCTTGAGCGGGCCGTACAGTGGGCGGAACATCTTGGCTTGCCGCTGGTCATTTTGGAATCTCTCACGCTTGTCTATGAGTATGCGAGCCCAAGGCAGCACGTTTTCCTGCTGGAGGGGATGTTCGAGAACAAGAAGCGGTTATCTAAGAAGAACGTTCTTTACTATCCGTTTGTGGAGAGAATACCCGGTGAGCGCGGAGATCTGTTGCGCGCTCTGGCATCGCAGGCGGCCGTGGTCGTGGTCGATGAATTTCCGATGGCAATGCATCAAGACTTGGTCAACGAAGCCGCGAGCGAATTCACCTGCAAATTTGAAGCGGTGGATTCGTGCGGGCTGCTTCCATTGCGCGCGACGGAGGTGACCTATCCGACGGCGTTTGCGTTTCGCAGATATATGCAGCGCACGTTGCGTGAACATATTGACATATTTCCCAAAGCTGATCCGCTCGCAAGAGTGTCTTTGCCTGTTGCGACGATCGATGAGCGCATCACAGCACAGTGGCCGGTTGCCGATCCTGAAAAGTTGCTTGCCAATCAGAGTTGGATGAACGAACTTCCGCTGTTGCACGAGGTCACCCCTGTTGAAACAATTGGTGGAACATCGGCTGCGGAAAAACTGCTGCGAGAGTTTTTGGATCACAAACTTTCACACTATGCTGACGACCGCAATCAACCTGAGCAGGATTTTTCGAGTGGCTTGAGTCCCTACTTGCATTTCGGACAGATTTCTGTGCATCAGATTTTTTCGGAGCTTGCGAAGCGGGAGAATTGGTCGCCCGATAAACTTGCAGATAACGTCGCAGGCAAGAAGGAGGGCTGGTGGGGGATTGAGCGGAATGCCGAGAGTTTTCTCGATGAGTTGATTACTTGGCGGGAACTTGGCTACAACTTTACTCATCTGCGCGAGGATTACAAAGAGTTTTCGTCGCTGCCGCCGTGGGCTTTGAAGACACTGAACGAACATCGCAAAGACAAACGAAAGTGGACTTACTCGAAGGAAGAATTTGAAAACTCGGCGACGCATGATCCGCTCTGGAATGCGGCGCAGACTCAATTGCGGCGCGAGGGGAAAATCCACAACTATCTGAGGATGTTATGGGGCAAGAAGATTCTGGAATGGTCGGAGTCGCCGGAGGCTGCGCTGGAAATCATGATCGAACAGAACGACAAATGGGCGCTCGACGGACGCGATCCGAATTCTTACAGTGGGATTTTGTGGTGTCTGGGACGCTACGACCGTCCGTGGTTTCCCGAGCGCGAGATCTTCGGGCAAATCAGGTACATGAGCAGCGAGAACACCGCGCGCAAAGTGAAAGTGAAGAACTACATTGCGAAGTTCTCCGAATAG
- a CDS encoding T9SS type A sorting domain-containing protein — protein MRSIPGLGLLILFALSTTVSAQITITSSSLAGIGTVVHKRSSTERLTVDPDLPGENQLWDLRGYECPSMTTEEYVDPATTEYSSTFPTSTICVRYTSSDGTVTELYRRLQGDHYESLGGVLFQEGFDPSILIYEPPLLLMTLPFVYGSPATINVTHSSAEILPGVTLFLWDSTVTVVDGWGTVLTDSGSYEVLRTYEESWGASWFAGETPDTTVYSYFRWKEEHGIQIGSFGYQGLDTAGIAGVNVTDFIQYVDVPSQPNIITNFSLLQNYPNPFNSTTQIRFDLPATSQVQLRVYDIMGREVNTLIGNEQMSVGSHVVSWNGTSNSGANVASGTYICRIEAGSYQNDMKMILLK, from the coding sequence ATGCGCAGCATTCCCGGCCTTGGCTTACTAATTTTGTTCGCACTTTCGACAACTGTCTCCGCGCAAATCACGATTACGTCATCAAGTCTTGCAGGGATTGGGACGGTTGTACACAAACGGTCTTCCACAGAGCGCCTTACCGTCGATCCCGATCTTCCAGGTGAGAATCAACTATGGGACTTACGCGGATATGAGTGCCCCAGCATGACTACGGAGGAGTATGTTGATCCTGCAACAACGGAGTACTCGAGCACATTTCCCACAAGCACGATTTGTGTAAGGTACACTTCAAGTGACGGCACGGTGACAGAGCTTTACCGCAGGCTTCAAGGCGATCACTATGAGAGTCTAGGAGGAGTCCTTTTTCAAGAAGGATTTGATCCATCGATTCTAATTTACGAACCACCTCTATTGTTAATGACACTGCCATTTGTCTATGGATCACCTGCAACGATAAACGTCACGCACTCATCGGCGGAAATACTTCCAGGAGTTACACTCTTTCTGTGGGATAGCACGGTAACAGTCGTGGACGGATGGGGGACAGTGCTGACGGATAGTGGCAGCTACGAAGTCCTCAGGACATATGAAGAGTCGTGGGGTGCGTCGTGGTTTGCGGGCGAGACGCCAGACACTACGGTCTATTCTTACTTCAGATGGAAAGAAGAGCACGGCATTCAAATTGGGAGTTTTGGCTACCAGGGACTCGATACGGCAGGGATTGCGGGTGTTAATGTCACGGACTTCATTCAATATGTTGACGTCCCCAGTCAACCTAACATCATCACAAATTTCTCTCTTCTCCAAAACTACCCCAACCCGTTCAATAGCACGACACAGATTCGGTTTGATTTGCCCGCGACTTCGCAGGTGCAATTGCGGGTCTACGATATCATGGGTCGCGAAGTCAATACGTTGATCGGCAATGAACAAATGTCGGTTGGGTCGCATGTAGTTTCGTGGAACGGCACGAGCAACTCGGGAGCCAACGTCGCGTCGGGAACATACATCTGCCGCATCGAAGCGGGCAGCTATCAGAATGACATGAAGATGATCTTGTTGAAGTAG
- a CDS encoding glycosyltransferase has product MATPSDFRKSPFDILKQRRDELFAARPNRTNAYLGLTAEIPSGLVEQVLKHTKKNSRLLVIGNGRSDALKKFVEQGFAVKLIDWSPLALAATEDVRRTLTRTDAEKIKAQLIEGSKLTCADGSCDGIVLTGILSELAHPLPLLKECSRVLSDGGSLTVCVPNNLASYHSEHATLWTEETLREMFTLLFDSVTISAQGDSLCVYASNKVTVKHPVIFAMMNIRNEDRWLRDVLDSSATICDGIIVYDDGSTDKTPEICMVHPAVVAYQRREETQTDKARDKNRMWEMALDYKFDWMLAIDGDELLEPTAPNRILDEIKKCPKHVTQIDFEFLYLWNDYTHYRTDGIYTGIYHPCLFRPTTQKWTELQFQATAHAGNLHCERVPQNIAGDRMRADIKIEHLGYMFAEDRLRKYHWNKNKDVKHANEGYYEHLLDQPHMTLAPWDRRPNSIQRGNTNVEKQTLKPDYYYANARRNLAERVPKDAREVLDVGCGNGATGKLIQQLTGARVTGIEIHPEVAKVARQVLADVHVLDVEADELPFSQKQFDCILCGDVLEHLIDPWKALQKLVSHLKPTGCLIVSLPNVRNLGVIGQLLEGSWNYQEYGILDSTHLRFFAKSDMEKLFASAGLRAELVETVRDPLYEGQVKSLPTEPLTLDLGGLVLRDVSPQDFNELTAQQFIFMAKPDASVLPKQKPVASVVIPVFNNLSYTKACLTSLFNTKEETPFEIIVVDDGSTDGTKEYLASLGNKINVVTHEQNYGFARSCNDGARASTGQLVVFLNNDTEVTPNWLDAMVKAVSEDRSIGIVGNMQIYPNSNTIQQAGIVCDANATVHSIYNNQLAIDHPAVNKPRAFQFIAGSCLMIWRQLFMEVGGFDEAYVNSCEDIDLCMKVTQTRRKVWYCPESKIYHHESKTVNGHNKSGANYQRLLSRWKDLMLDDADSYYLEDGFMRLADGRVVPLDKPEENRSMTTDTRIALLTTYHQRCGLATYAEKLCDAMTDLGETVLVLAEKSTDLTAADLPNVIRCWTRETDGGKDIVPTLLANKIQVLHINHGGIFPLGGWLLDVVKQARAHNIRIVTMFHTTETIDETLGEIARHSDACRVHHPQNAVELVALGAPPDRVKVMPHPVPTPEFTDLAEAKLALEWDPAQKVVATFGMVDPHKGLLELIEAMPAIHEHTQAKLLIMGAPHPASKTGREYLVQCMNRVNELNMQNQIKFLSEFVPDREMMATLQACDVIVLNHQSMRFESSGCMAHAIASGRPTVTSSSPAFDVALPVTMRVTKDFDLVQSIVRALRNPFLARMLKDATIEYAEENCWLNAAESYLSCYEAVLSTEPACTTDLMKFYATHPDDIYTERLQRERVRWLAEKSAGAGRILEVGPANGYVINFCKGHEAVDIYRERIDVARALRPGITFRFANVTKGLPQGDKSFDIVMSPEIFEHVEWEMAVTALKECMRVGKRVLITIPNADKPNYNPDLVHNPEHRWLVTRQLVDGWLKAAGAIDYELDCSDELDFYLIDINSEATSANIRVTPRAEKLPHFVVTPGPRMTVAIDAEMLTHDHLLASDAGRYFLELLNNLREVRPEWTIQLVTSRTDVLKQKLAAAGVADAYHLTAWRELARSGAQALFVPNPHAEHAADSMRAAREAGMIVTCAMNDLIPLAYPQFYLTHDPMVRERYVGSLNAIKEYCDISYCSTQATLQEMQIRLGTQLKNLRVIHGGPTLSKELAGANYENVELQKLANEQAPFFLHTGELAPVKNLRTILFAVEELRKTVNSAIKIVLACNLNEKAAEQIRSAVTRDGLDPSMMVIPMNLSEADLTKLYVDTVAFLNPSLMEGLSLSLVNAMSLGTPVIASKQLAQEETCGDAAVYVKAENSQKLAAAAKDILLNPERRHELSQASLAEARKFDWRRSAEKLAVYLTEQIVKTDRKPSHTMSKQFA; this is encoded by the coding sequence ATGGCCACTCCGTCCGACTTCCGCAAATCCCCGTTTGACATCCTGAAGCAGCGCCGCGATGAACTATTCGCCGCGCGCCCCAACCGCACCAACGCCTATCTCGGGCTGACCGCCGAAATCCCTTCGGGGTTGGTCGAGCAGGTTCTGAAACACACCAAGAAAAATAGCCGCCTGCTTGTGATCGGCAACGGTCGCAGTGACGCTCTGAAAAAATTTGTCGAACAGGGTTTCGCCGTTAAGCTCATTGACTGGTCGCCACTTGCACTCGCGGCCACGGAAGACGTGCGCCGCACACTTACTCGCACCGACGCCGAAAAAATTAAAGCGCAGCTCATCGAAGGCTCAAAGCTCACCTGCGCGGATGGAAGCTGTGACGGTATCGTGCTGACGGGAATTTTATCTGAGCTTGCGCATCCGCTGCCGCTTTTGAAAGAGTGCTCGCGTGTTTTGTCCGACGGCGGAAGTTTGACCGTGTGTGTGCCGAACAACTTGGCGAGCTATCATTCCGAACATGCGACGTTGTGGACCGAAGAGACCTTGCGCGAGATGTTCACACTGCTGTTTGACTCGGTGACAATTTCTGCGCAGGGTGATTCGCTGTGCGTCTATGCATCCAACAAAGTGACCGTGAAGCATCCGGTGATTTTTGCAATGATGAACATTCGCAATGAAGATCGCTGGCTGCGCGACGTGCTCGATAGCAGCGCGACGATTTGCGACGGCATCATCGTCTACGACGACGGTTCGACCGACAAAACTCCGGAAATCTGTATGGTGCATCCTGCCGTCGTGGCCTATCAGCGCCGCGAAGAAACGCAAACCGACAAGGCGCGTGACAAGAATCGCATGTGGGAAATGGCGCTCGACTACAAGTTCGATTGGATGCTGGCAATCGACGGTGACGAACTCTTGGAACCGACCGCGCCGAATAGAATCCTTGATGAAATCAAGAAGTGTCCCAAGCACGTCACTCAGATCGATTTTGAGTTCCTGTATCTTTGGAACGACTACACGCACTATCGCACCGACGGGATTTACACGGGCATCTACCATCCGTGTCTGTTTCGTCCGACGACGCAGAAATGGACCGAACTTCAATTTCAGGCGACGGCGCATGCGGGAAATCTGCATTGCGAACGCGTGCCGCAAAACATCGCGGGCGACAGAATGCGCGCCGATATCAAAATCGAGCATCTCGGTTACATGTTTGCCGAAGACCGTCTGCGGAAATATCACTGGAACAAAAATAAAGACGTCAAACACGCGAACGAAGGCTACTACGAGCACCTGCTCGACCAGCCGCACATGACACTCGCGCCGTGGGACAGACGACCGAACAGCATACAACGCGGGAACACCAACGTGGAAAAACAGACGCTCAAGCCCGACTACTACTACGCAAATGCGCGCCGCAATTTGGCCGAACGTGTGCCGAAGGATGCGCGTGAAGTGCTCGACGTCGGCTGCGGCAACGGCGCGACCGGCAAACTCATTCAGCAGTTAACCGGCGCACGCGTCACGGGAATTGAAATTCATCCCGAAGTCGCCAAAGTCGCAAGGCAAGTGCTCGCCGACGTGCACGTTCTCGACGTGGAAGCCGATGAATTGCCATTTTCGCAAAAGCAGTTCGATTGTATTTTGTGCGGAGACGTGCTCGAGCATCTCATCGATCCGTGGAAGGCGCTGCAAAAACTCGTGTCGCATCTGAAACCCACGGGATGCTTAATCGTTAGTCTGCCGAACGTGCGAAATCTCGGCGTGATCGGCCAACTGCTCGAAGGATCGTGGAACTATCAGGAATACGGAATTCTCGACAGCACGCATCTGCGTTTCTTTGCCAAGAGCGATATGGAGAAATTGTTCGCGTCGGCGGGATTGCGCGCGGAGCTTGTGGAGACGGTGCGCGATCCGCTGTATGAAGGACAGGTGAAGAGCTTGCCAACGGAACCACTGACCTTAGATTTGGGCGGACTGGTTTTGCGCGACGTTTCACCGCAAGATTTCAACGAACTGACGGCGCAGCAGTTTATTTTCATGGCCAAACCCGACGCGAGTGTTTTGCCGAAGCAAAAACCTGTCGCGTCCGTCGTGATTCCGGTGTTCAACAACTTGAGTTACACGAAGGCGTGCTTAACGTCGCTGTTTAACACGAAAGAAGAGACTCCGTTCGAGATTATCGTCGTCGATGACGGTTCAACCGATGGCACGAAAGAGTATCTGGCTTCGCTCGGCAACAAAATCAACGTTGTCACACACGAGCAGAACTACGGCTTCGCGCGTTCCTGCAACGACGGCGCGCGCGCTTCGACCGGACAGCTTGTGGTATTCTTGAACAATGACACTGAAGTCACGCCGAACTGGCTCGACGCGATGGTTAAGGCCGTTTCTGAAGACCGCTCAATCGGCATCGTCGGGAATATGCAGATCTATCCTAACTCGAATACGATTCAGCAGGCCGGTATCGTGTGCGACGCGAACGCGACGGTGCATAGCATCTATAACAACCAGCTTGCGATTGACCATCCGGCGGTGAACAAGCCGCGCGCGTTTCAATTTATCGCGGGAAGCTGTCTGATGATTTGGCGGCAACTGTTCATGGAGGTCGGAGGTTTCGACGAAGCCTATGTTAATTCTTGCGAAGATATCGATCTGTGTATGAAGGTGACGCAAACCCGGCGCAAGGTTTGGTATTGTCCGGAAAGCAAAATCTACCACCACGAATCGAAAACCGTCAATGGACATAACAAAAGCGGCGCGAATTACCAGCGGCTGCTTTCACGCTGGAAAGACCTGATGCTCGACGACGCGGACAGCTATTATCTTGAAGACGGATTCATGCGGCTCGCGGACGGGCGCGTGGTACCTTTGGATAAACCGGAAGAGAACCGATCTATGACAACTGACACGCGCATTGCGCTCTTGACCACTTATCATCAGCGCTGCGGACTGGCAACTTATGCCGAAAAGCTGTGTGACGCGATGACCGACCTCGGTGAAACCGTTTTGGTTTTGGCCGAAAAGTCGACGGACCTAACGGCGGCGGACCTGCCGAATGTGATACGCTGCTGGACGCGCGAAACAGACGGCGGAAAAGACATTGTGCCGACGCTGCTGGCGAACAAGATTCAGGTTCTGCACATCAACCACGGCGGAATATTTCCGCTCGGAGGCTGGCTGCTTGACGTTGTCAAACAAGCGCGCGCGCACAACATTCGCATCGTAACGATGTTCCATACGACGGAAACGATTGACGAGACGCTTGGAGAAATTGCGCGCCACAGCGATGCGTGCCGCGTGCACCATCCGCAGAACGCGGTCGAGTTGGTTGCGCTGGGCGCGCCGCCGGATCGCGTGAAGGTTATGCCGCATCCCGTGCCGACGCCGGAGTTCACGGACCTTGCCGAGGCGAAGCTCGCACTCGAATGGGATCCCGCTCAGAAAGTGGTGGCCACGTTTGGCATGGTCGATCCGCACAAGGGGCTTCTGGAACTCATTGAGGCCATGCCCGCAATTCACGAGCACACGCAAGCCAAACTTTTGATCATGGGCGCGCCGCACCCCGCGAGTAAAACGGGCCGCGAGTATCTCGTGCAGTGCATGAATCGTGTGAATGAACTTAACATGCAGAATCAGATTAAGTTTCTGTCGGAGTTTGTTCCCGACAGAGAGATGATGGCAACTCTGCAGGCGTGCGACGTGATTGTGCTGAATCATCAAAGCATGCGTTTTGAGAGCTCCGGCTGCATGGCGCACGCGATAGCAAGCGGACGACCGACGGTGACATCGAGCTCGCCTGCGTTCGACGTGGCGCTTCCTGTGACCATGCGAGTAACGAAGGATTTTGATCTCGTGCAATCGATCGTCCGCGCGCTGCGCAATCCGTTTTTGGCGAGAATGCTGAAGGACGCGACGATTGAGTATGCTGAGGAAAATTGCTGGCTAAACGCGGCGGAGAGCTATTTGAGTTGCTACGAAGCCGTGCTCAGCACGGAGCCCGCGTGCACGACCGACCTCATGAAATTCTACGCGACGCATCCTGACGATATCTACACGGAACGTCTTCAGCGCGAACGCGTTCGCTGGCTGGCGGAGAAGAGCGCAGGAGCCGGAAGAATTCTGGAAGTCGGCCCGGCAAACGGCTACGTTATCAACTTCTGCAAGGGTCATGAGGCCGTCGATATCTATAGAGAGCGGATCGACGTCGCGCGCGCGCTGCGTCCGGGTATTACGTTCAGATTCGCGAACGTGACGAAAGGTCTACCGCAAGGCGACAAGAGTTTCGACATCGTCATGTCGCCGGAAATTTTCGAGCACGTCGAATGGGAAATGGCGGTTACCGCGCTGAAAGAGTGCATGCGCGTCGGCAAGCGCGTGTTGATCACGATTCCGAACGCGGACAAGCCGAACTATAACCCCGATCTCGTGCACAACCCCGAGCACCGTTGGCTGGTAACGAGACAACTGGTTGACGGTTGGCTGAAAGCCGCGGGTGCGATCGACTATGAACTGGACTGCTCGGACGAATTGGATTTCTATTTGATCGATATCAACAGCGAAGCAACGAGCGCAAACATCCGCGTTACGCCGCGCGCTGAAAAGCTGCCGCACTTCGTCGTGACGCCGGGACCGCGCATGACGGTTGCGATTGACGCGGAAATGCTCACGCACGATCATTTGCTTGCCAGTGACGCCGGCAGATATTTTCTCGAACTGCTGAACAACTTGCGCGAGGTGCGTCCCGAATGGACTATTCAGCTTGTCACGTCGCGTACAGACGTTTTGAAGCAAAAACTTGCCGCGGCGGGAGTCGCGGACGCGTATCACTTAACCGCGTGGCGGGAGTTGGCGCGTTCGGGTGCGCAGGCTTTGTTCGTGCCGAATCCTCATGCCGAACATGCCGCGGACTCTATGCGTGCGGCACGTGAAGCGGGGATGATCGTGACGTGCGCGATGAACGATCTGATTCCGTTGGCTTATCCGCAATTTTATTTGACGCACGACCCCATGGTGCGCGAACGCTACGTCGGATCACTGAACGCAATCAAGGAATACTGCGATATTTCCTATTGCTCGACTCAGGCGACGCTGCAGGAGATGCAAATTCGTTTGGGAACGCAGTTGAAGAATCTGCGCGTGATTCACGGCGGACCAACCTTGTCGAAGGAGCTCGCCGGAGCGAACTATGAGAACGTGGAGCTGCAAAAGTTGGCGAACGAACAAGCGCCGTTCTTCCTGCATACCGGCGAATTGGCGCCCGTGAAGAACCTGCGGACGATTTTGTTTGCGGTTGAAGAATTGCGCAAGACGGTCAATTCTGCAATCAAAATCGTGCTGGCTTGCAACCTGAACGAGAAGGCCGCGGAACAAATTCGCTCGGCCGTAACGCGTGACGGACTTGATCCGAGCATGATGGTGATTCCGATGAATCTTTCGGAAGCGGATTTGACAAAGCTGTATGTCGATACGGTCGCGTTTCTGAATCCGTCATTGATGGAAGGACTTTCGCTCTCGCTTGTGAATGCCATGTCATTGGGCACGCCGGTCATCGCTTCAAAGCAGCTTGCTCAAGAAGAAACTTGCGGCGACGCGGCGGTTTATGTAAAAGCCGAGAATTCACAGAAACTTGCCGCGGCGGCAAAGGATATATTGTTGAATCCCGAACGCCGGCACGAACTCTCACAAGCGTCACTTGCCGAAGCGCGCAAGTTTGATTGGCGCAGATCCGCAGAAAAGCTGGCAGTGTACTTGACCGAACAGATTGTCAAAACAGACCGTAAACCTTCTCACACGATGTCCAAGCAGTTTGCATAG
- a CDS encoding methylglyoxal synthase, whose product MNIALIAHDAKKSDMAEWADYNRLTLSEHSLYATGTTGEVVSNATGLLIHRMRSGPLGGDQQIGAMIAEGKVDVLIFFWDPMDTHPHDPDVKALLRLSVLYDIPTACNKRTADFLISSLLWHQLGDQGGIN is encoded by the coding sequence ATGAACATTGCGTTGATTGCGCACGACGCAAAAAAATCCGATATGGCCGAATGGGCCGATTACAATAGACTCACACTGAGCGAACATTCGCTCTACGCGACGGGAACGACGGGCGAAGTCGTGTCCAATGCGACCGGACTTCTCATTCATCGAATGCGGAGCGGGCCACTTGGCGGAGACCAGCAAATCGGTGCCATGATCGCGGAAGGCAAGGTGGACGTGCTGATATTTTTTTGGGACCCGATGGATACGCATCCGCACGATCCGGACGTCAAGGCACTTCTGCGGTTGTCTGTCTTGTATGACATTCCAACAGCGTGCAATAAGCGTACGGCGGACTTTTTGATCTCGTCCCTGCTTTGGCATCAACTGGGTGATCAAGGCGGCATAAATTAG
- a CDS encoding OmpA family protein — translation MRKIMNLFVLTLVLVPLIASAQFRALGLEGYLGAGIAMPTNESDGAEMGLKVRYSMAYPIADPLQVELGIAFARLRADQYSAEILPVDLRARFAPFHQEKWFPFVYAGIGMLHHDVSDVPDMADPSAKIDGWNAVVPFGLGVQYHIDEFLSFDLHGGYNMIMSDEVNPINDGSNDAYMNVLAGLRVHRGNPNKDTDGDGIPDREERKLGTDPKNPDTDGDGLSDGDEYFTHKTDPLNPDTDGDGLIDGSEIMTHKTDPLKMDTDGDGLSDGDEVNVHMTNPTMKDTDGDGLDDGAEVNEYKTDPNNKDTDGDQLTDGSEVLTHKTNPLDKDTDKGSVEDGVEVNRGDNPLNPEDDVEKLVVTEVGQAITLEGIVFETSKADIKPESEEILMKAYNTLKLNPDLEVEIQGHTDSRGAKAYNQRLSQQRADAVKAWLVAKGIDAGRMTTKGFGPDKPIGDNATEEGRQKNRRIDFVRTK, via the coding sequence ATGCGTAAAATTATGAATTTGTTTGTTTTAACCTTGGTTCTGGTGCCGCTGATCGCTTCGGCGCAATTCAGAGCACTGGGCTTGGAAGGTTACTTGGGTGCCGGTATCGCGATGCCGACGAATGAGTCTGACGGCGCCGAAATGGGTCTGAAAGTTCGTTATAGTATGGCATATCCGATCGCCGATCCGCTGCAGGTTGAGTTGGGAATCGCTTTCGCCCGTCTGCGTGCCGATCAGTATTCCGCGGAGATTCTGCCGGTAGATTTGCGCGCGAGGTTTGCGCCGTTTCACCAGGAAAAATGGTTTCCGTTTGTCTATGCGGGAATCGGAATGCTGCACCACGACGTTTCGGACGTGCCGGACATGGCCGACCCAAGCGCCAAGATTGACGGCTGGAACGCAGTTGTGCCCTTCGGACTCGGCGTGCAGTATCATATCGACGAGTTTTTGTCGTTCGATTTGCACGGCGGTTACAATATGATTATGTCGGACGAAGTAAATCCGATTAACGACGGCTCGAACGACGCGTACATGAATGTCCTGGCAGGTTTGCGCGTGCATCGCGGCAACCCGAATAAGGATACGGACGGAGACGGCATTCCCGACCGCGAAGAACGTAAGCTGGGAACCGATCCGAAGAATCCCGACACCGACGGTGACGGGCTTTCCGACGGTGACGAATATTTCACCCACAAGACCGATCCGCTCAACCCCGATACGGATGGCGACGGCTTGATCGACGGTTCGGAAATCATGACGCACAAAACGGATCCATTGAAGATGGATACGGACGGCGACGGACTGTCTGATGGCGATGAAGTTAACGTGCACATGACCAATCCGACCATGAAGGATACGGACGGCGACGGCTTGGACGACGGAGCAGAGGTCAACGAATACAAGACCGATCCGAACAACAAGGATACGGACGGTGACCAGTTGACCGACGGTTCGGAGGTCTTGACGCACAAGACCAATCCGCTCGACAAAGACACCGACAAGGGCAGTGTGGAAGACGGCGTCGAGGTGAATCGCGGTGACAATCCGCTGAATCCGGAAGACGACGTCGAGAAGCTGGTCGTGACGGAAGTCGGCCAAGCGATTACGCTCGAAGGTATTGTGTTCGAAACGTCAAAGGCTGACATTAAGCCGGAATCCGAAGAGATTTTGATGAAGGCTTACAATACGTTGAAACTCAATCCGGATCTCGAAGTTGAAATTCAAGGTCACACAGACAGCCGCGGCGCAAAGGCTTACAACCAGCGTTTGTCGCAGCAGCGCGCAGATGCCGTGAAGGCATGGCTGGTGGCGAAGGGAATCGACGCCGGTCGCATGACGACGAAGGGCTTCGGTCCGGACAAGCCGATTGGTGACAATGCGACTGAAGAAGGACGTCAGAAGAACCGCCGCATCGATTTCGTGCGTACCAAGTAG